One segment of Luteolibacter rhizosphaerae DNA contains the following:
- a CDS encoding intermembrane transport protein PqiB, with protein MSEEEQSQEPRAVVRHRRRWSSVWVVPLVALVLAGWLVWKHYHDKGELAYVRFLTADSIEAGKTEVRCRSVKVGVVEKIELADDLLSVVTEIRIDPDSADLLRGGSRLWVVRPRVSASTISGLSTLITGAYIELEPGDGPAPVNHFDGLEQPPVTSANVPGLRLTLVAEDAGSLTANSPIYYRGFEVGRVERRTLDIENRRVRFDVFIDDDYSDLVRQGTCFWNTSGIDVTAGADGFKLSTPSLQAMVTGGASFSVPKGGVSGGPVTDGTVFTLFTDEDAAKKSIFVPDHLCLLFFDQSVRGLSTGAPVEFRGIPIGRVVEISFKHSPSGDSRVPVVIEIDSDTLAKAVENIDNSKNVLEECVRRGLRATLSTGSLLTGALYVDLDFVPGAAPAELARSGEYEIIPTESSGFAQLQDKLNSILSKIEALPLDETLGKFGNAADEIAITVKDVRSTLDEAEAALAEAKKLLARDETQNITAELEATLKEVRSSVSSLGPEGAVQGDLSRTLDELRAALRAFKTLSDSIEEKPNSLLFGRESSGNKEPKAKKR; from the coding sequence ATGAGCGAAGAGGAACAGTCCCAGGAACCACGCGCGGTAGTGCGCCACCGCCGCCGCTGGAGCAGCGTGTGGGTAGTACCTCTCGTCGCGCTGGTTCTCGCCGGTTGGCTGGTTTGGAAGCATTATCACGACAAGGGCGAACTGGCCTACGTGCGCTTTCTAACCGCCGATAGCATCGAAGCCGGCAAGACCGAGGTACGCTGCCGCTCCGTCAAGGTGGGCGTCGTCGAAAAGATCGAGCTCGCCGACGATTTGCTCTCGGTAGTGACGGAAATCCGTATCGACCCGGATTCCGCGGACCTGCTGCGCGGTGGCAGCCGCCTCTGGGTCGTCCGCCCGCGCGTCTCCGCCTCCACCATCTCCGGACTCAGCACCCTCATCACCGGTGCCTACATCGAGTTGGAACCCGGCGATGGCCCCGCCCCGGTCAATCACTTCGACGGGCTGGAGCAGCCGCCGGTCACCAGCGCGAATGTTCCCGGCCTCCGCCTGACCCTCGTGGCGGAAGATGCCGGCTCGCTCACGGCCAATTCACCCATCTACTACCGCGGCTTCGAGGTCGGCCGGGTCGAGCGCCGCACGCTTGATATCGAGAACCGCCGTGTGCGCTTCGATGTCTTCATCGACGATGACTACTCCGACCTCGTGCGGCAGGGCACCTGCTTCTGGAACACCAGCGGCATCGATGTGACCGCCGGTGCGGATGGCTTCAAGCTGAGCACCCCCTCGCTCCAAGCAATGGTCACCGGCGGAGCCTCCTTCTCGGTGCCAAAGGGTGGCGTGTCCGGCGGCCCCGTGACCGACGGCACGGTCTTCACCCTCTTCACCGATGAAGACGCGGCCAAGAAGTCGATCTTCGTGCCCGACCATCTCTGTCTTTTGTTCTTCGATCAATCGGTACGCGGTCTCTCGACCGGAGCTCCGGTCGAGTTCCGCGGCATCCCGATCGGGCGCGTGGTGGAGATCAGCTTCAAGCACTCGCCCTCCGGCGATTCCCGGGTGCCGGTTGTGATCGAGATCGATTCCGACACCTTGGCCAAGGCGGTGGAGAACATCGACAATTCGAAGAATGTGCTGGAGGAGTGCGTCCGTCGCGGCCTGCGCGCCACGCTCAGTACGGGATCCCTTCTCACCGGGGCTCTTTACGTCGATCTGGACTTCGTTCCCGGAGCCGCTCCGGCGGAACTCGCCCGCAGCGGCGAATACGAGATCATTCCCACCGAGTCCTCCGGATTCGCCCAACTTCAGGACAAGCTCAACTCGATCCTCTCCAAGATCGAGGCGCTCCCGCTGGATGAAACCCTCGGCAAGTTCGGCAATGCCGCCGACGAGATCGCCATCACGGTAAAGGATGTCCGCAGCACCTTGGACGAAGCGGAGGCTGCTCTCGCCGAGGCGAAGAAGTTGCTCGCCCGGGACGAGACCCAGAACATCACCGCGGAGCTGGAAGCCACGCTCAAGGAAGTGCGCAGCTCGGTTTCCAGTCTCGGACCGGAGGGCGCGGTACAAGGGGATCTGAGCCGCACTCTCGACGAGCTCCGCGCCGCCTTGCGCGCCTTCAAGACCCTTTCCGACTCCATCGAGGAAAAGCCGAATTCCCTGCTCTTCGGTCGCGAA
- a CDS encoding paraquat-inducible protein A: MSEIRSAADEGLASCHLCGKVSPVADEHCPRCGSRLHLRKPHSLERTWSFLIAAMAFYLPANLLPIMNVAGLGGNSRDTIMSGVINFWKKGDFLVAGIIFSASIMIPILKMIALIWLCLAAKGFATASPKNLARLYHVTELVGRWSMVDVFVVAVLVCLVQMGIISTVTPGPAILSFALVVVLTMFSAMSFDPRLFWDRHEKDAAGGSPATP, translated from the coding sequence GTGAGCGAGATCCGCAGCGCTGCCGATGAAGGCCTGGCCTCCTGCCACTTGTGCGGGAAGGTGAGCCCGGTCGCGGACGAACACTGCCCGCGCTGCGGCAGCCGCCTGCACCTGCGCAAGCCTCACAGCCTGGAGCGGACCTGGAGTTTCCTGATCGCCGCGATGGCCTTCTATCTGCCGGCGAATCTGCTCCCAATCATGAATGTCGCCGGCCTCGGCGGGAATAGCCGGGACACGATCATGTCCGGCGTGATCAACTTCTGGAAGAAAGGGGACTTCCTCGTCGCCGGGATCATTTTCTCCGCCAGCATCATGATCCCGATCCTGAAGATGATCGCGCTGATCTGGCTCTGCCTCGCCGCGAAGGGCTTCGCTACCGCCTCGCCCAAGAATCTGGCCCGGCTCTATCACGTCACCGAATTGGTCGGCCGCTGGTCGATGGTCGATGTTTTCGTGGTGGCAGTATTGGTTTGCCTTGTGCAGATGGGCATCATCTCCACGGTGACGCCCGGCCCCGCGATCCTTTCTTTTGCATTGGTGGTCGTTCTGACCATGTTTTCCGCGATGAGTTTCGACCCCCGGCTCTTCTGGGATCGCCATGAGAAGGATGCCGCCGGAGGATCACCTGCCACCCCATGA
- a CDS encoding paraquat-inducible protein A, protein MKRDLPGLSWPRISDGPIRVSCHFCDALQEAPRLLEGDAAYCCRCGEMLYQNRPRSLARATAFSSAALIFMVLAHVFPSITVDSGSIRRELTLLQAADALFQESSALMGVVIFLFTMVAPLTLMGGLLYVAAPLRFGIALPGALTTTRIFQLSEPWSMLEVFLVGILVSLLKLGAVGHVHLGAGFWALIGLVFCTAFAMSGIDRLELWDRLEIALQNKNK, encoded by the coding sequence ATGAAGCGCGACCTCCCCGGACTCTCTTGGCCCCGCATCAGCGACGGGCCAATCCGGGTGAGCTGTCACTTCTGCGACGCGCTACAGGAAGCACCGCGCCTGCTTGAAGGCGATGCCGCCTACTGCTGCCGTTGCGGGGAGATGCTCTATCAGAACCGCCCGCGCTCGCTGGCGCGCGCCACGGCCTTTTCCTCGGCCGCGCTCATCTTCATGGTGCTCGCCCATGTCTTCCCCTCCATCACGGTGGACTCGGGCAGCATCCGTCGCGAGCTGACCCTGCTCCAGGCCGCGGACGCCCTATTCCAAGAATCCAGCGCGCTGATGGGTGTGGTGATCTTTCTCTTCACCATGGTGGCACCGCTCACACTGATGGGCGGGCTCCTCTATGTCGCGGCACCCCTGCGCTTCGGCATCGCCTTACCGGGCGCTCTGACCACCACTCGCATTTTCCAGCTCTCCGAGCCATGGAGCATGCTGGAGGTCTTCCTCGTCGGCATCCTCGTGAGCCTGCTGAAGTTGGGAGCCGTGGGCCACGTCCACCTCGGCGCCGGCTTCTGGGCTCTCATCGGCTTGGTCTTCTGCACCGCTTTCGCCATGTCCGGCATCGACAGGCTGGAGCTTTGGGACCGGCTTGAAATCGCACTCCAGAACAAGAACAAGTGA
- a CDS encoding alkaline phosphatase: protein MKASSSRRDFLKAASIGSALFGTGSASLLAQETRKSSGNRGLPKKIIFMVSDGMNHGALSLAQHSRSVFEGKTTNWVKMYREMPIVRSLVETFSANSVVTDSAAAASAWGGGKRVNNGAINVDPGNGRPIEAIQSLLKKQSVPLGLVSTATITHATPAGFAANVDSRGDEGAIANQYHERGVEVLLGGGRKFFPDELLKKFSDSGYDLLKDRKELLALKADDKKPVLGLFSSGYVPLTIDRESKKELQETLPTLAEMAELAVKRLDSLAKDRWFLMVEGARIDHCGHANDAAGSIREQLAFDDAIGSMLAYVAAHDDVLLVITTDHGCGGIQLNGVNADPNQGMAPGIYNGTTAAFEKIAGFKRSFEWMGNSGAGLSGPKLGDYIRDRTGIELDKEELKRAQGLKTGELARLFAKRHGIAWTSGNHTGELVEFCAYGPGSHLFPAFMKNEEVRQRLLTALGAA, encoded by the coding sequence ATGAAAGCCTCTTCATCCCGCCGCGATTTCCTCAAGGCAGCCTCGATCGGTTCCGCCCTTTTCGGCACCGGCTCCGCTTCCCTGCTCGCCCAAGAAACCCGGAAATCCTCCGGCAACCGCGGCCTGCCCAAGAAGATCATCTTCATGGTCAGCGACGGCATGAACCACGGCGCGCTCTCCTTGGCCCAGCACAGCCGCTCGGTCTTCGAGGGCAAAACCACGAACTGGGTGAAAATGTATCGCGAGATGCCGATCGTGCGCTCGCTCGTGGAAACCTTCTCCGCCAATAGCGTGGTCACCGATTCCGCCGCTGCAGCCAGCGCCTGGGGCGGCGGCAAGCGCGTAAACAACGGCGCAATCAACGTGGATCCCGGTAACGGCCGCCCGATCGAAGCGATCCAATCCCTTCTCAAGAAGCAGTCGGTCCCGCTCGGCTTGGTCTCCACCGCCACCATCACCCACGCCACCCCTGCCGGCTTCGCCGCCAACGTGGATAGCCGCGGGGACGAGGGTGCGATCGCCAACCAGTATCACGAGCGCGGCGTGGAAGTCCTCCTCGGCGGCGGCCGGAAGTTCTTCCCGGACGAGCTGCTCAAGAAGTTCTCCGACAGCGGCTATGACCTCCTAAAGGACCGCAAGGAACTGCTCGCCCTCAAGGCCGACGACAAGAAGCCCGTGCTTGGACTTTTCTCCTCCGGCTACGTGCCGCTCACGATCGACCGTGAATCGAAGAAGGAACTGCAGGAAACTTTGCCGACCTTGGCCGAGATGGCGGAGCTCGCCGTCAAACGCCTCGACTCCTTGGCCAAGGACCGCTGGTTCCTGATGGTGGAGGGCGCTCGCATCGACCACTGCGGCCACGCAAATGACGCCGCCGGCAGCATCCGCGAGCAACTCGCATTCGACGATGCCATCGGCTCCATGCTCGCTTACGTCGCCGCCCATGACGACGTGCTACTGGTCATCACCACCGACCACGGCTGTGGCGGCATCCAGCTCAATGGCGTAAATGCCGACCCCAACCAAGGCATGGCCCCGGGGATCTACAACGGCACGACCGCCGCCTTCGAGAAGATCGCTGGCTTCAAGCGCTCCTTCGAGTGGATGGGCAACTCCGGTGCCGGGCTGAGCGGCCCGAAACTGGGCGACTACATCCGCGACCGCACCGGCATCGAGCTGGACAAGGAGGAACTCAAGCGTGCCCAAGGCCTGAAAACCGGCGAACTGGCACGGCTTTTCGCCAAGCGCCACGGCATCGCCTGGACCAGCGGGAACCACACCGGCGAGCTGGTGGAATTCTGCGCCTATGGCCCGGGCAGCCACCTCTTCCCCGCCTTCATGAAGAACGAGGAAGTGCGCCAGCGGCTCCTGACGGCGCTTGGCGCTGCTTGA
- a CDS encoding DUF3147 family protein, which translates to MAQIPWDKVFKFTGYDIAKLLITAGIIVVVTKIQLFNDKLSALLIALPFTSLVAMMWMQAEKQGTGRIANHAEGTFWFVLPTLPMFLILPWMLRHGWGFWAALGVNCLLTAGLFWATVFILKRFGYNLM; encoded by the coding sequence ATGGCTCAGATCCCTTGGGACAAGGTCTTCAAGTTTACCGGCTACGACATCGCCAAGCTGCTCATTACCGCCGGCATCATCGTGGTGGTGACCAAGATCCAGCTCTTCAACGACAAGCTTTCCGCCTTGCTGATCGCGCTGCCTTTCACCTCGCTGGTGGCGATGATGTGGATGCAGGCGGAGAAGCAGGGTACCGGGCGAATTGCCAACCATGCCGAAGGAACTTTCTGGTTCGTGCTGCCCACCTTGCCGATGTTCCTGATCCTGCCGTGGATGCTGCGGCATGGCTGGGGATTCTGGGCGGCGCTGGGGGTGAACTGCCTGCTGACCGCGGGGCTCTTCTGGGCCACGGTCTTCATTCTGAAGCGTTTTGGGTACAATTTGATGTGA
- a CDS encoding DNA-directed RNA polymerase subunit omega, with the protein MKSDLVEKASEIVSDPLVLINMVSKRVRQLNSGRSPLIPTRPSMGAADIALTEIIEGKIKLVEAPAAQTES; encoded by the coding sequence ATGAAAAGTGATCTTGTCGAGAAGGCGTCGGAGATTGTCAGCGATCCGCTGGTCCTTATCAACATGGTCTCGAAGCGCGTCCGCCAGCTGAACAGCGGCCGCTCGCCGTTGATCCCGACCCGCCCGAGCATGGGTGCGGCGGACATCGCGCTGACCGAAATCATCGAGGGCAAGATCAAGCTCGTCGAGGCTCCGGCCGCTCAGACCGAGTCCTGA
- the smpB gene encoding SsrA-binding protein SmpB, which yields MSAEISSNRKALRDFHISDKYEAGLELKGTEVKSIRAGKVNISDAFARVEKGQLFLYGCDIQPWETASTWFQHESKRPRRLLLHKKEILKLENASAVKGATLPCLKMYWKNKRVKVEIGIGKGKTHSDQRHDLKEKVELREAQREVARFNRQ from the coding sequence ATGAGTGCGGAAATCTCCAGCAACCGCAAGGCGCTCCGTGATTTCCACATCTCGGACAAGTACGAGGCGGGCCTAGAGCTGAAAGGCACGGAGGTGAAATCCATCCGTGCCGGGAAGGTGAACATTTCCGACGCCTTCGCGCGGGTGGAGAAGGGCCAGCTTTTCCTCTACGGCTGCGACATCCAGCCTTGGGAGACCGCGTCCACGTGGTTCCAGCACGAGTCGAAGCGCCCGCGCCGGCTGCTGCTCCACAAAAAGGAGATTCTCAAGCTGGAGAATGCCAGCGCGGTGAAGGGGGCCACCTTGCCGTGCCTGAAGATGTACTGGAAGAACAAGCGGGTGAAGGTCGAGATCGGCATCGGCAAGGGCAAGACCCACTCCGACCAGCGTCACGACCTGAAGGAAAAGGTCGAGCTGCGCGAAGCCCAGCGGGAAGTGGCGCGGTTCAACCGTCAGTGA
- a CDS encoding 1-acyl-sn-glycerol-3-phosphate acyltransferase has product MRRLRNDLPYTFTPPKPRGWFRPLGLWANNAVFLRRKYNVPLLEDSGFEKVKELSAAGHSVLLAPNHADHSDPHVMSALIARHEMRSHFMAAREVFEVSKAGAWALQSMGVFSVDRDGPDLSAIKTAITLLETSSDPLVIYPEGEIYHHHERLDPLHEGVASILLKAAARLKERKEAWLVPVGIRFHHDPAVQDTFDERLSRLEDRIGWTPKPSMAVDERIVRLGTGLLGLKEMEFLGEAGRGKIQDRLAAMCESLLSEVESRQGRDPKATTAPERVRGQRYRIRKRLLDAEKPPTYLEKTALLDDLDRVFTALQAHSYIGDYFLAEQTLDRRAETIMKLEEDLLGFPNYPVPRTAKVRAGEPIPVSKMLAAGELPPKGGAGELTALLERRLGELLLR; this is encoded by the coding sequence GTGCGTCGCCTCCGCAACGATCTGCCCTATACCTTCACGCCGCCGAAGCCGCGCGGCTGGTTCCGTCCTCTCGGCCTCTGGGCGAACAATGCGGTCTTCCTGCGTAGGAAATACAATGTGCCGCTGCTGGAGGACAGCGGCTTCGAGAAGGTGAAGGAGCTTTCCGCAGCGGGACATTCCGTCCTGCTCGCTCCGAACCATGCCGATCACTCGGACCCGCATGTGATGTCCGCGCTGATTGCCCGGCATGAGATGCGCTCGCATTTCATGGCGGCGCGGGAGGTCTTCGAAGTGAGCAAGGCGGGAGCGTGGGCACTGCAGAGCATGGGGGTTTTCTCGGTGGATCGGGACGGCCCGGACCTCTCGGCGATCAAGACCGCGATCACCCTGCTGGAGACCAGTAGCGATCCGTTGGTGATCTATCCGGAAGGGGAGATTTATCATCATCATGAGCGTCTCGATCCCTTGCACGAGGGTGTGGCGTCGATCCTTCTGAAGGCCGCCGCCCGTCTGAAAGAGCGCAAGGAGGCATGGCTGGTGCCGGTCGGCATCCGCTTCCATCATGATCCGGCGGTACAGGATACCTTCGACGAACGGCTTTCGCGTCTGGAAGACCGCATCGGGTGGACGCCCAAGCCCTCGATGGCGGTGGACGAGCGAATCGTGAGGCTCGGTACCGGCCTGTTAGGCCTGAAGGAAATGGAATTCCTCGGTGAAGCGGGGCGCGGGAAGATCCAAGATCGCTTGGCGGCGATGTGTGAGAGCCTCCTTTCCGAGGTCGAATCCCGCCAAGGCCGGGACCCCAAGGCGACGACGGCTCCGGAGCGGGTGCGCGGCCAGCGCTACCGCATCCGCAAGCGCTTGCTCGATGCTGAGAAGCCGCCGACCTACCTGGAGAAGACCGCGCTGCTGGATGATTTGGACCGGGTCTTCACCGCGCTGCAGGCCCATAGCTATATCGGCGATTACTTCCTGGCAGAGCAGACGCTCGACCGCCGTGCTGAAACGATCATGAAGCTGGAAGAGGATCTGCTCGGCTTCCCGAATTATCCGGTGCCGCGCACGGCCAAGGTGAGGGCGGGAGAACCGATCCCGGTAAGCAAGATGCTGGCAGCCGGGGAACTGCCGCCGAAGGGCGGGGCGGGGGAGCTAACGGCCTTGCTGGAAAGGCGGCTTGGCGAGTTACTTCTGCGCTGA
- the rpsO gene encoding 30S ribosomal protein S15, whose amino-acid sequence MSESTINLADYKIHDTDTGSADYQVALLTQRIVHLTAHLTQHKKDTSSRRGLLKLVAQRRKLLDYVKANSEERYQKLLAGLSLRK is encoded by the coding sequence ATGAGCGAAAGCACCATCAATCTCGCGGATTACAAGATCCACGACACCGACACCGGCAGCGCAGATTACCAAGTCGCGCTTCTTACCCAGCGCATCGTCCACCTGACGGCGCACCTCACGCAGCACAAGAAGGACACCTCGTCCCGCCGCGGCCTCCTGAAACTGGTCGCCCAGCGCCGCAAGCTGCTCGACTACGTGAAGGCCAACTCCGAAGAGCGCTACCAGAAGCTGCTCGCCGGCCTCAGCCTCCGCAAGTAA
- a CDS encoding polyribonucleotide nucleotidyltransferase produces the protein MNIHKVTSQVGSNPISFETGKIAKLADGAVMVTCGETVVLVTAVSATKVKSGQTWFPLSVEYKEKASAAGQFPGGYFKREGRPTEKEILTCRMTDRPLRPLFPKGYLYETQIIALLLSADQINDSDILSMNGASAALAISDIPFAGPIGAVRVGRVDGEFVINPTFEERESSDLDLIYVGNKTDVIMIEGAANELPEEDFIKALHFAQVAVQQLVEAQEELVRLAGKQKREYALTVAKDELLEVGYEIAGSRIEEAIYAPTKVERGKKVGVLRDEVETAIKARYPESTDFDVEQVFEYIQKKAFRISIMEKGLRADGRQVGDLRPLFAEANSLPRVHGSAIFARGETQAMGICTLAPADEKQFFDNYAGGEDSKRFILHYNFPPFSVGECGRMGGINRREIGHGALAERSIAPVIPDVEDFPYAMRVSSEVMESNGSTSMATVCAGTMSLLCAGVPLKAPVGGISVGLVTEWNDDGTMKAHKALLDIIGSEDFYGDMDFKLCGTDSGVTGYQLDLKLPGLPLSILEEAIHMAKAARSTIIAKMTEAVSGPQDLSPHAPRIVSVKIPADRIGELIGPGGKNIKGIQAESGAEINIEDDGTVHIYASKEEGLLRAKSLIERMFQEIEVGKVYTGKVVSITNFGAFMEVLPGKDGLIHVSELAEGRTEKVEDVVKKGDIITAKCLGVDEKGRVKMSRRAVLRDEKAKAAEGEGAAAPAAEG, from the coding sequence ATGAACATCCATAAAGTCACGAGCCAGGTCGGCTCGAACCCCATCTCCTTCGAGACGGGAAAAATCGCCAAGCTCGCCGACGGCGCCGTGATGGTGACCTGCGGCGAAACCGTGGTCCTCGTGACCGCCGTGTCCGCGACCAAGGTGAAGTCGGGCCAGACCTGGTTCCCGCTCTCCGTTGAATACAAGGAAAAGGCCTCCGCCGCCGGCCAATTCCCGGGTGGCTACTTCAAGCGTGAAGGCCGCCCGACCGAAAAGGAGATCCTGACCTGCCGCATGACGGACCGCCCGCTGCGTCCGCTCTTCCCGAAGGGCTATCTCTACGAGACCCAGATCATTGCGCTGCTCCTCTCCGCGGACCAGATCAACGACTCCGACATTCTCTCGATGAACGGCGCTTCCGCCGCGCTCGCCATCTCCGATATTCCCTTCGCCGGTCCGATCGGTGCCGTGCGTGTCGGTCGCGTGGATGGTGAATTCGTCATCAACCCCACCTTCGAAGAGCGCGAAAGCAGCGATCTCGATCTCATCTACGTCGGCAACAAGACCGACGTGATCATGATCGAAGGCGCCGCCAACGAGCTGCCCGAGGAAGACTTCATCAAGGCCCTGCACTTCGCCCAAGTCGCCGTCCAGCAGCTTGTCGAAGCCCAGGAAGAGCTGGTCCGCCTCGCCGGCAAGCAGAAGCGCGAATACGCTCTGACCGTTGCCAAGGACGAGCTCCTGGAAGTCGGCTACGAGATCGCTGGCAGCCGCATCGAAGAAGCCATCTACGCCCCGACCAAGGTCGAGCGCGGCAAAAAGGTCGGCGTGCTCCGCGACGAAGTGGAGACCGCGATCAAGGCCCGCTACCCGGAGTCGACCGACTTCGATGTCGAGCAGGTCTTCGAATACATCCAGAAGAAGGCGTTCCGCATCTCCATCATGGAGAAGGGCCTGCGCGCCGATGGCCGCCAGGTGGGCGATCTCCGCCCGCTCTTCGCCGAGGCGAACAGCCTGCCGCGCGTTCACGGTTCCGCGATCTTCGCCCGCGGCGAAACGCAGGCCATGGGCATCTGTACGCTGGCTCCGGCCGACGAGAAGCAGTTCTTCGACAACTACGCCGGTGGTGAGGACAGCAAGCGCTTTATCCTCCACTACAACTTCCCTCCGTTCTCGGTGGGTGAGTGCGGCCGCATGGGTGGTATCAACCGCCGCGAGATCGGCCACGGTGCCCTCGCCGAGCGTTCCATCGCCCCGGTGATCCCGGACGTGGAAGACTTCCCTTACGCCATGCGCGTTTCGTCGGAAGTCATGGAGTCGAACGGTTCCACCTCGATGGCCACGGTCTGTGCCGGCACCATGTCGCTGCTCTGCGCCGGTGTCCCGCTCAAGGCTCCGGTCGGCGGTATCTCCGTCGGTCTCGTGACCGAGTGGAACGATGACGGCACGATGAAGGCTCACAAGGCCCTGCTCGACATCATCGGTTCCGAAGACTTCTACGGCGACATGGACTTCAAGCTCTGCGGCACCGATTCCGGTGTGACGGGCTACCAGCTCGACCTGAAGCTCCCGGGCCTGCCGCTCTCGATCCTCGAGGAAGCCATCCACATGGCGAAGGCCGCTCGCTCCACGATCATCGCCAAGATGACCGAAGCGGTGTCCGGTCCGCAGGACCTCAGCCCGCATGCCCCGCGCATCGTGTCCGTGAAGATCCCCGCCGACCGCATCGGTGAGCTCATCGGGCCTGGCGGCAAGAACATCAAGGGCATCCAGGCCGAGTCCGGCGCCGAGATCAACATCGAGGACGACGGCACCGTGCACATCTACGCTTCCAAGGAAGAAGGACTGCTGCGCGCCAAGTCGCTCATCGAGCGCATGTTCCAGGAGATCGAAGTGGGCAAGGTGTACACCGGCAAGGTGGTCAGCATCACCAACTTCGGCGCCTTCATGGAAGTGCTCCCGGGCAAGGACGGCCTGATCCACGTCTCCGAGCTGGCCGAAGGCCGCACCGAGAAGGTGGAAGACGTCGTCAAGAAGGGTGACATCATCACCGCCAAGTGCCTTGGTGTGGATGAGAAGGGCCGCGTGAAGATGAGCCGCCGCGCCGTCCTCCGCGACGAGAAGGCGAAGGCCGCGGAAGGCGAAGGTGCTGCTGCGCCTGCCGCCGAGGGCTGA
- a CDS encoding metalloprotease has product MVRFTLFGVPVEIQPWFWLGAAMLSGAFSGNPTREEFLLSLLFIIAATISILVHEFGHALVGRRLGGGRANIVLWALGGLAYNEGGRFTRSGRFWMIAAGPGAGFALFALVFLILAVAFGPQDAMVFTAFELFHVRSQGISPRMMDFLTNNFPFMKLTGDFLWINFWWGILNLLPVLPLDGGRITELYVKPQKRVYQIAVVTAAAMVAFALFRGSLYMAFFFGFLAYQNYKEIDTYR; this is encoded by the coding sequence ATGGTGCGCTTCACCCTTTTCGGAGTTCCGGTCGAGATTCAGCCTTGGTTCTGGCTCGGCGCGGCCATGCTGAGCGGTGCCTTCTCCGGCAATCCGACCCGGGAAGAATTCCTTCTCTCGCTGCTCTTCATCATCGCGGCGACGATCTCGATTCTGGTCCACGAATTCGGCCACGCCTTGGTCGGCCGACGGCTTGGCGGGGGACGCGCCAATATTGTCCTCTGGGCCCTCGGAGGCCTCGCTTACAACGAGGGTGGACGCTTCACCCGCAGTGGACGTTTCTGGATGATCGCGGCCGGTCCGGGTGCCGGCTTTGCCCTGTTCGCTCTGGTCTTCCTCATCCTGGCGGTCGCTTTCGGGCCGCAGGACGCCATGGTCTTCACCGCCTTCGAGCTATTCCATGTCCGTAGCCAAGGGATCTCCCCGCGGATGATGGACTTCCTCACCAACAATTTCCCGTTCATGAAACTGACGGGAGATTTTCTCTGGATCAATTTCTGGTGGGGCATACTGAATCTTCTGCCGGTCCTTCCATTGGATGGTGGCCGCATCACGGAACTCTACGTGAAACCTCAGAAGCGGGTCTACCAGATCGCCGTCGTCACCGCCGCTGCAATGGTCGCTTTCGCTCTTTTCCGAGGCTCCTTATATATGGCCTTCTTCTTCGGCTTCCTCGCCTACCAGAACTACAAGGAGATCGATACCTATCGCTGA